The genomic stretch TCGCCAGTTCCATCGTGTCGATGCCGCCGGCCTTGGGGAACCAGGGACGGTCGAAGGTCTGGCCGCCGAAGGGGTCGCCGCCCGGCCACGCGAAGGAATGCCAGTAGGCGACGGCGAAGCGCAGATGGTCTTCCAGCCGTTTGCCGGCGACCACCTCGTCGGGATTGTAGAACCGGTAGGCCAGCGGATTGGTCGAATCCGGCCCCTCATATTTGATCGTCTGGATGTCGCCGAAAAATCCGCTGCTCATGATTTCTGTCCTCTCTCGAATAGTTCGCCCTGATTACCTCAGGCGTAATTGGTTTCGGTCCTAGGCTGGTCGAAAAAGCTGATGTCAAAGCCATCAAACAAAGGAGACAGACCATGACCGACCTCAACAAAATCGCCGAGGGCTACATCACCGCCTGGAACGAAAGCGACGCCAGCCGCCGCGCCGAATTGCTCACGGCGACCTTCACCGAAGACGTCAGCTATCGCGATCCGCTGATGCAGGGCGATGGCCATGAAGGCGTCGCGGCGCTCATCGACGCCGTGCAGCAGCGCCTTGCCGGCTTCCGGTTCTCGCTGAAGGGCGCGCCGGACGGCTTTGCCGACAAAATCCGCTTCTCCTGGAACCTCGGCCCGGAGGGCGTCCCTTCGGTCATCGAAGGCACCGATATCGGCATCATCGAGAACGGCCGCCTGAAAAGCGTCACCGGCTTTCTGGACAAGATCCCGGCGCAATGAACCGGCAAGCTGCGGCATGGGCAAGAAGCCGCTCACGCCGTGGCGCCCTTGATCGCCGGGTAGAGCGCCCGGTAGCGGTGATAGGCGTCCGCATAGGCACCGCCAAGCTTGGCATCCGGTTCGATGGTGGCATCCGTCCTCGGCGCGGTGCACACGGCCAGCGGATCGGCACCGGTCGCCGTGATAAGACCGAGCCTGGCTGCGCCAAAGGCGGCGCCGAAATCGCCGTCGGCGGGAATATCCACCGGCACCTGCAGCGCGGTGGCGATCGATTTCAGCCAGTAGCGCGAGCGTGAGCCGCCACCGATCGCGGTCACCCGCGTCAATGTCGTGCCGGCCGTCTTCAGGGCTTCGAGGCTGTCGCGGAAGGCGAAGGCGACGCCTTCGAGAACCGCCTGCGTCAGCACCGCGCGGCTCGATTCATGCGCCAGCCCGGTGAAAGACCCGCGGATGGCGGAATCATTGTGCGGCGTGCGCTCGCCCGAGAGATAGGGCAGGAAGGACACGCCGGTCGGCGCCTTCAGCGTGTCGCCGAGTTCCGATGTCAGCTCGCCTGCGCCTTTGCCCGTGACCTCCGACAGCCAGTTGAGCGAATCGGTCGCCGACAGGATGACCCCCATCTGGTGCCAGGTGTTGGGCAGCGCATGGCAGAAGGTGTGCACAGCACTTGCCGGGTTGGGCAGATAGGATGCGTTGGCGGCAAACAGCACGCCCGACGTGCCGAGCGAGACAAAGGCATGGCCGGCGCCGACCGTGCCCATGCCGCAGGCCGAAGCCGCGTTGTCGCCGGCGCCGCCGGCGATGGGGATGCCGGCCTCGATGCCCCATTTCGACGCCAGCTCGCCGCGCAGCCCGCCGGCCTTTTCAGTGCCCTCGACCAGCGACGGCATTTGGCTCTCGTCAAGGGAGGTGGCGGCGAGCAGGTCCGGCGACCAGCGGCGCCTGCCGACATCGAGCCAGGACGTGCCGGCCGAGTCGGACATTTCCGAAATGTGTTCGCCGGTCAGCCAAAGCCGCAGGAAATCCTTGGGCAGCAGGACTTTCGCCACCTTGGCGAAGACAGCGGGCTCATTGTTCTTCACCCAGGCGAGCTTTGGCGCGGTGAAGCCGGGGAAAACGATATTGCCGGTCAGCGCGCGAAAGCGCGGATCGGCGTCAAGTGCGGCCGCCTCGACATGGCTGCGCGTGTCGTTCCACAGGATACAGGGGCGCAGCACATGATCGGCCGCATCGAGCAAGGTGGCGCCATGCATCTGGCCCGACAGGCCGATGCCTTTCACCGCCGCGAACTGCTTGGGATGGGAGGCCTTGAGTTCGGCGATCGCGTCTTCGCAGGCGCGTATCCAGTGGGACGGATCCTGCTCGGACCAGCCGGGATGTGGCCGCGAGACATCAAGCGCGCCATGGCCGGAACCGACGACGGTTTGTCCGGCATCGATCAGCAGCGCCTTGACGCCCGACGTGCCCAGGTCGAGGCCGAGATACATGTTTTCCTCCCACGTCCTTATTTTTTTCGGATCCCGAAAAAATCTGGCCGAGCCAGTT from Mesorhizobium sp. NZP2077 encodes the following:
- a CDS encoding nuclear transport factor 2 family protein, giving the protein MTDLNKIAEGYITAWNESDASRRAELLTATFTEDVSYRDPLMQGDGHEGVAALIDAVQQRLAGFRFSLKGAPDGFADKIRFSWNLGPEGVPSVIEGTDIGIIENGRLKSVTGFLDKIPAQ
- the xylB gene encoding xylulokinase, translated to MYLGLDLGTSGVKALLIDAGQTVVGSGHGALDVSRPHPGWSEQDPSHWIRACEDAIAELKASHPKQFAAVKGIGLSGQMHGATLLDAADHVLRPCILWNDTRSHVEAAALDADPRFRALTGNIVFPGFTAPKLAWVKNNEPAVFAKVAKVLLPKDFLRLWLTGEHISEMSDSAGTSWLDVGRRRWSPDLLAATSLDESQMPSLVEGTEKAGGLRGELASKWGIEAGIPIAGGAGDNAASACGMGTVGAGHAFVSLGTSGVLFAANASYLPNPASAVHTFCHALPNTWHQMGVILSATDSLNWLSEVTGKGAGELTSELGDTLKAPTGVSFLPYLSGERTPHNDSAIRGSFTGLAHESSRAVLTQAVLEGVAFAFRDSLEALKTAGTTLTRVTAIGGGSRSRYWLKSIATALQVPVDIPADGDFGAAFGAARLGLITATGADPLAVCTAPRTDATIEPDAKLGGAYADAYHRYRALYPAIKGATA